Within the Chromobacterium paludis genome, the region CACAGCCTCCGCGGATTGTTGTTGCTGGTGCTGCCTTGGGTCATGCGCGGCCATCTGCGTTGGGGGCTGTGGCAATGGCTGGCCAGCCTGCTGCCGCGGCCGCCGCAGGCGGTGAGGGAGTGAGCATGGCGCAAGGAGCGAGATGCCTGTTGCGCCTGATAGCCATATTGCTGGCGCTGTGCGCCGCGCCCAGCCTGGCGGCGGGTGCCGATGCCAGCGCGCCGGCTGCCGAGGCCGCGCCCTGGGTCATCACCCGAGACTTGAGCCTGAAGCAGATCGGCGTCCATGCCCCGCTGCAGCTGCGCGGCGGGGGCAGCGTCGGCACCGTCAGCTTCGGCAGCCGCGGCGACGAGCTGATCACCGGCATGACCCTGCATCTGCGCTACACCTTCTCGCCGGCCCTGCTGACCGACTTGTCGCACATCCAGGTGATGCTGAACGACGAAATCGTCACCGTGCTGCCGTTTGCCAAGGGACAGGGCGGCAAGCAGCAGGAGGCGACGCTGACGCTGAATCCGAGCTTGCTGACGGACTTCAACCGGCTGCAGTTCCGCCTGATCGGCCACTATACCAACCGTTGCGAGAACGAGGCGCACAGCAGCATCTGGGCCGAGATCAGCAATACCAGCCGAGTGCAGATGACGGTGCAAGCGCTGAAGCTGGCGGACGATCTGACCTACTTTCCGGAGCCGTTCTTCGACAAGCGTGACTTTTCCACGCTGGACCTGCCCATGGTGTTCGGCGTCCGGCCCTCGCTGGGCACGCTGCGCGCGGCCGGAGAGCTGGCGTCATGGTTCGGCGCGCAGGCGGGCTGGCGCGGGGCGCGCTTCCATGCCTTGTTGAACAGCTTGCCGCCCACTCAGCATGCCATTGTCTTCGCCAGCAATGACGCGCGGCCCGCCTTCCTGGCCAGCCTGCCGCCGGTGGCGGGACCTATGCTAGCCATCATGTCCAACCCGCTGCGGCCGGAGCGCAAGCTGTTGCTGGTGCTGGGGCGCAACGACGAGGATTTGCAACAGGCGGTGCGCGCCATGGCGCTGGGCCAATCCGGCATGACCGGCAGCCTGGTCAGCGTGCGCCAGGCCAGGCTGGAAGCGCCGCGTTTGCCTTACGACGCGCCCAACTGGGTCAGCTCGGTCAAGCCCACGCGGCTGGGCGACCTGGTGACGCAGCAGCGGGACTTGACGGTGACGGGCCAGCAACTGGCGCCGATCAAGGTGTCGTTCCGCGTGCCGGGCGACCTGTTCACCTGGGGCAGCCGCGGCATTCCGCTGAACCTGAAGTTCCGCTATACCGGGCCGCAGAAGGCCAGCGACTCCAGGCTCAATATCGGCATCAACGACTTCTTCGTGCAGAGCCTGGCGCTGAAGTCCAGCGGCATAGGCGGCGTGGAAACCAGCTTGCGCCTGCCGGTGCTGGAGAACGGCCTGCTCAGCAATGTCGACCAGATTCTGCTGCCGCCTTTCCGCGTCAGCAGCCGCAGCGAGCTGCAATTCCAGTTTACCTTCGCCTCGGACAAGCAGGGCGAGTGCAGCGGCGGTCTGGTGGACAATAACCGCGCCGAGGTGGACCCGGACTCCACGATAGACTTCAGCCAATACCCGCACTACGCCGAGATGCCCAACCTGGCCCTGTTCGCCAGCTCCGGCTACCCCTTCACCCGGCTGGCGGATCTGGCGGACACCACGGTGGTGTTGCCGCGGCAGCCGGCGCGCGAGGACATCAGCGCCTACCTCACCGCGCTGGGTTTCCTGGGCACCGCCAGCGGCTATCCCGGCTTGCGCTTCCGCCTGCTGGCCGAGGACCAGCTGCCTCCCTTGCTGGATGCCAATCTGTTGATCGTGGGCGACTCGCAGCGGCTCCAGTTGCTCAAGCGCTGGCGCAAGCTGCTGCCCACCGTGCTGGACGGCGATGACAGGCGGGTGGCGGAAGGCCTGAACGAGCCAAAGGAAACCGAGCTGAGCCTGAAGCTGTTCCGCAAGCAGAACAATCCGGTCAGCGGCGTGGCGGATTTCGTCGCGCACGGCAAGGTGGCGGCCTTCCTCGGCCTGGAGTCGCCTTTGCGCCAGGGGCGCAGCGCCGTCATCATCACCGCCTCCAGCGCGGAGGCCATGCGCTCCGCCGCGGACGCGCTGACCGACGACGCCAAGCTGGCGCAGATGGCTGGCAGCGTGACCCTGCTGCGCGGCGAGGAGGTGAGCAGCGAGCAGATCGGTCCCATCTACCATGTGGGCAGCCTGCCCCTTTGGTCGTGGATCTGGCTCTACCTGTCCGGCCATCCGCTGTTGCTGGTCAGCCTGTCGGCCATCGCGGTGCTGATCGCGGCGCTGGCCATTCTGCGCATTTTCCGTTCCATGGCGTCGCGCCGGTTGCGGGAGTAAGGCGATGCGCGCGCTGAAGCGGACGGGAGCTTGGCTGGCGCTGTGCGCCGGCTTGGCGGCGGCGCGGGCCGCTGGCGGTCCATGCGAGGATTGGCCGCAGTGGCGGGCGTTCGCGCAGCATTTCGTCTCGGCGGAAGGCAGAGTCATAGACCACGGCCGCGATGGCGGCGTGACCACCAGCGAGGGGCAAAGCTACGCCCTGTTTTTTGCCCTGGTGGCAAACGATCCGCCTGCGTTTGAGCGTCTATTGGGCTGGACGCGGGACAATCTGGCCGCTGGCGATCTGGCCGCGCGGCTGCCCGCCTGGCTGTGGGGCAAGCGAAAGGACGGCGGCTGGGGCGTGCTGGACGACAACAGCGCGTCTGATTCCGACATGTGGATCGCCTATGACCTGCTGGAGGCGGGCCGGCTGTGGCGGACGCCGCGCTACGCCGCACTGGGCCGGCAGCTGGCGCAGCGCATTCTGGAGCAGGAGACGGCGGATCTGCCGGGGCTGGGGCTGACGCTGCTGCCTGGCCGGGTGGGCTTCCGCAGCGCGGATGGCGGCGCCAGGCTCAATCCCAGCTACCTGCCGCCGCAGCTGGTGGCGCGTCTGGGCACGGCTTTGCCGGACACCGATTGGGCCAAGCTGCGGCATAGCACGTCGCGCGTGTTGCTGGACGGCGCGCCTGCCGGTTTCGCGCCGGACTGGCTGGCCTATCAGCCAGGCAAGGGGTTGCTGGCCGATGCGGAGAGCCGGGCCCTGGGCAGCTATGGCGCCATCCGCGTCTACCTGTGGGCCGGCATGCTGGCGCCGACGGCGCCGCTGCGAGACGAACTGCTGCGCCGCTATCGCCCCATGGCGCAGCGGGTGGTGCAAACCGGCGAGCCGCCAGAAACGGTGGACAGCCGCAACGGCCAGGCCGCGGGCGTCGGCC harbors:
- the bcsB gene encoding cellulose biosynthesis cyclic di-GMP-binding regulatory protein BcsB, with the translated sequence MRLIAILLALCAAPSLAAGADASAPAAEAAPWVITRDLSLKQIGVHAPLQLRGGGSVGTVSFGSRGDELITGMTLHLRYTFSPALLTDLSHIQVMLNDEIVTVLPFAKGQGGKQQEATLTLNPSLLTDFNRLQFRLIGHYTNRCENEAHSSIWAEISNTSRVQMTVQALKLADDLTYFPEPFFDKRDFSTLDLPMVFGVRPSLGTLRAAGELASWFGAQAGWRGARFHALLNSLPPTQHAIVFASNDARPAFLASLPPVAGPMLAIMSNPLRPERKLLLVLGRNDEDLQQAVRAMALGQSGMTGSLVSVRQARLEAPRLPYDAPNWVSSVKPTRLGDLVTQQRDLTVTGQQLAPIKVSFRVPGDLFTWGSRGIPLNLKFRYTGPQKASDSRLNIGINDFFVQSLALKSSGIGGVETSLRLPVLENGLLSNVDQILLPPFRVSSRSELQFQFTFASDKQGECSGGLVDNNRAEVDPDSTIDFSQYPHYAEMPNLALFASSGYPFTRLADLADTTVVLPRQPAREDISAYLTALGFLGTASGYPGLRFRLLAEDQLPPLLDANLLIVGDSQRLQLLKRWRKLLPTVLDGDDRRVAEGLNEPKETELSLKLFRKQNNPVSGVADFVAHGKVAAFLGLESPLRQGRSAVIITASSAEAMRSAADALTDDAKLAQMAGSVTLLRGEEVSSEQIGPIYHVGSLPLWSWIWLYLSGHPLLLVSLSAIAVLIAALAILRIFRSMASRRLRE
- the bcsZ gene encoding cellulose synthase complex periplasmic endoglucanase BcsZ, coding for MRALKRTGAWLALCAGLAAARAAGGPCEDWPQWRAFAQHFVSAEGRVIDHGRDGGVTTSEGQSYALFFALVANDPPAFERLLGWTRDNLAAGDLAARLPAWLWGKRKDGGWGVLDDNSASDSDMWIAYDLLEAGRLWRTPRYAALGRQLAQRILEQETADLPGLGLTLLPGRVGFRSADGGARLNPSYLPPQLVARLGTALPDTDWAKLRHSTSRVLLDGAPAGFAPDWLAYQPGKGLLADAESRALGSYGAIRVYLWAGMLAPTAPLRDELLRRYRPMAQRVVQTGEPPETVDSRNGQAAGVGPAGFSAALLPLLHAQGEAAALQAQQNRIAALPGRPDAYYDHVLMLFGQGWLQGRYRFGAEGELLPAWEDACPASHTVSR